A region from the Armatimonadia bacterium genome encodes:
- a CDS encoding ABC transporter permease: MNTKPTEPELQSAAPTPEKGGARKLLLNVAAVREVATLLIVIAVVILFHLKTLPVRPTDPTPSVFLCTSNIKAMLVGISSEAILVVGMAIVIVGGGFDISVGSVLALTGLVTVQVLKAGAPLPVGILAGLAAGGLCGLITGLLVARVGMSPLIASLGMMMAMRGLVTVHVHTFGAASSNDLPASFLQLGQAKVFDTQGFWVIVITLAWVLIGDLLLRNLRWLRQVYYIGGNEKAAALSGINVPRVRGATYVICGFAAAVAGILNSARFGTATYEAGMGLEMQVMAECVIGGASLVGGQGTILGAFLGVVLVNCIKTGLTQIGVPPDWQYVIVGTALVCFVTIDILIAKRRRGQ; encoded by the coding sequence ATGAATACGAAACCGACCGAACCCGAACTCCAGTCAGCGGCGCCGACGCCCGAGAAGGGCGGCGCAAGGAAGCTGCTCCTGAATGTGGCGGCAGTGCGTGAGGTAGCGACGCTACTCATCGTCATCGCCGTCGTCATCCTGTTCCACCTGAAGACCCTGCCCGTGAGGCCGACGGACCCGACACCTTCGGTGTTTCTGTGCACCAGCAACATCAAGGCCATGCTGGTGGGGATCAGCAGTGAGGCGATCCTCGTCGTCGGCATGGCCATCGTGATCGTCGGCGGCGGGTTCGACATCTCGGTCGGCTCCGTCCTGGCCCTGACCGGGCTGGTGACCGTACAGGTTCTGAAGGCCGGAGCACCACTGCCGGTCGGAATCCTGGCCGGCCTCGCTGCCGGGGGATTGTGCGGCTTGATCACCGGCTTACTGGTCGCCCGGGTCGGCATGAGTCCTCTGATCGCCAGCCTGGGCATGATGATGGCCATGCGAGGGCTGGTCACGGTCCACGTTCATACCTTCGGGGCGGCGTCGTCGAACGACTTGCCTGCGAGTTTCCTTCAACTGGGGCAGGCAAAGGTGTTCGACACGCAGGGGTTCTGGGTGATTGTCATCACCCTTGCCTGGGTGCTGATCGGAGACCTCCTACTGCGCAATCTGCGCTGGCTGCGCCAGGTCTACTACATCGGCGGGAATGAGAAGGCGGCGGCGCTGTCAGGGATCAACGTGCCCCGTGTCCGCGGAGCGACCTATGTGATCTGCGGGTTCGCTGCGGCTGTGGCGGGCATTCTGAACTCCGCACGCTTCGGGACCGCTACCTACGAGGCCGGGATGGGACTGGAGATGCAGGTCATGGCGGAGTGCGTGATTGGCGGCGCGAGCCTCGTCGGCGGCCAGGGAACGATCCTCGGGGCCTTCCTCGGCGTCGTTCTCGTCAACTGTATCAAGACCGGCCTTACGCAGATCGGCGTTCCGCCAGACTGGCAGTACGTGATCGTGGGCACCGCTCTGGTGTGTTTCGTCACCATCGACATCCTCATCGCCAAGCGACGCCGCGGTCAGTAG
- a CDS encoding substrate-binding domain-containing protein, with amino-acid sequence MHTSHKVLLTAMAAVFVMAVVLGVGGCSKPSTEPATEPGMQPPSETANEAAAPATSGAQYKICISSRPGQWNLDERERGYRETLAKEFPSITVLQTIDDETKYSVGEQKSSAIISANPDVAGFAGVNAASGPGIAAAVTAAGKAGQIKVVAMDADSAILDKIQAGVITASVAQRQYYMSYVGVKYLYGLVHGKFRKPGDASKPGLPEVPTKIDTGTVEVNAQNVAQFRTPSQGAKEELDTKHPEWKKLLSDRKQGEARADEEYVFIGISTGVEYWNAAKAGLDDVVKELGVKGTFTGPQDQNPEQQANTMDQIIARRPAGILIAPGNPQTLIPYINKAMEAGIPVICVDTDAPDSKRIGYFGTENYQAGCTGARILAKALMAKAGKS; translated from the coding sequence ATGCACACGTCCCACAAGGTCCTGCTCACGGCGATGGCCGCAGTGTTCGTGATGGCGGTCGTTCTTGGCGTCGGAGGGTGCTCGAAGCCGTCGACGGAACCGGCGACCGAACCGGGGATGCAGCCACCCTCGGAGACCGCAAACGAGGCGGCAGCACCGGCGACGTCGGGCGCTCAGTACAAGATCTGCATCTCGTCTCGGCCCGGGCAGTGGAACCTCGACGAGCGCGAGCGGGGCTACCGCGAGACCCTCGCCAAGGAGTTCCCCAGCATCACCGTTCTGCAGACGATCGACGATGAGACCAAGTACAGCGTCGGCGAGCAGAAGTCCAGCGCGATTATCTCCGCGAACCCCGACGTCGCAGGCTTCGCGGGCGTGAATGCCGCCAGCGGCCCCGGGATTGCTGCGGCTGTGACGGCTGCTGGCAAGGCAGGGCAGATCAAGGTCGTGGCGATGGATGCCGACTCGGCCATCCTGGACAAGATCCAGGCGGGCGTCATCACCGCCTCCGTCGCCCAGCGGCAGTACTACATGAGCTATGTGGGCGTGAAGTACCTGTACGGGCTCGTGCACGGGAAGTTCCGCAAGCCGGGCGATGCCTCGAAGCCCGGCCTGCCCGAGGTGCCGACGAAGATCGACACCGGCACCGTTGAGGTCAATGCGCAGAACGTGGCCCAGTTCCGGACTCCCTCGCAGGGAGCCAAGGAGGAACTGGACACCAAGCACCCGGAGTGGAAGAAGCTGCTGTCAGACCGCAAGCAGGGCGAGGCCCGCGCCGATGAGGAGTACGTGTTCATCGGCATCTCCACCGGCGTCGAGTATTGGAATGCCGCGAAGGCCGGTCTGGACGATGTCGTGAAGGAGCTGGGCGTCAAGGGCACCTTCACCGGCCCGCAGGACCAGAACCCCGAGCAGCAGGCCAACACCATGGACCAGATCATCGCGCGGAGGCCGGCAGGCATCCTCATCGCCCCGGGCAACCCGCAGACCCTGATCCCCTACATCAACAAGGCCATGGAGGCCGGCATCCCGGTCATCTGCGTGGACACCGACGCGCCGGACAGCAAGCGGATCGGCTATTTCGGCACCGAGAACTACCAGGCAGGCTGCACGGGTGCCAGGATCCTGGCGAAGGCCCTGATGGCCAAAGCAGGCAAGTCCTAG
- a CDS encoding heparinase II/III family protein: protein MSRLLTLVSLPLLLALGCQAQGIAPLVLSSCDSAADWTGGLADTKYVKEGQASLKWEHGKADRIGLKSVPEDWTAYDRLSFWLYSEKATGSRFLVLLPSENPASEGMDYYSGSVTVNFTGWKRIRLYLPRLGASREPLGWGQIQGLSFTASGWGNEPNPETVVWIDDVTLTKEGKDRGPRMTDEELFEGLNLDYPGLEKTAAAYRAGNLVAAKHELAEYYRHREKPVWWFPAGQKADPKPENPDLTGAEKVLKHELRSIGISYQFGPEIDWNYDVTTAPGSTYAPNNEWTWQLNRHPHWATLARAYYNTGDERYAREFVAEMTQWVRDCPLPEDAANGARSAWRTIETGIRSSGVLWECFYRFVLSPEMTDEALVTYVKSIAEHAQHLMSFHTGGNWLTMEGNGLFTVGVMLPEFKAAEQWRQSALGWLYSEMNIQVYPDGVQVELSSGYHHVSLSNFLGAFKMAQLNQVPLPEDYLKRLEKMYDFDVYAAAPDRKIPGVQDGGYTDVRGTLRTAAQLFPERKDFLWYATDGKEGEPPATTSHVFDYAGYYILRSGWDSDATYMLFDGGPFGYGHQHEDKLNMVVHAYGKLLLIDPGNYQYERSKWRSYFIDSPSHNVTLVDGEPQRRRGQSRDSYLTKEPLTNPWVTTPDYDYVEASFTDGFGGEVKTGVTQTRRVLFVKPGYWVVLDTFVATNGKEHSYDTMFHLDAPVLLDADKVRLFTGNEDAANLCIAARPDAGLSLKILEGQEDPVQGWLPNSGLQSVRKAPVGIFTIKGTGTTHVLYALVPAKAGQADLVASVEALGTAGLGARIRFTDGSESQVVFAESGPAKLQIGDATATARALLLEKHADGTAGRTIIAAP from the coding sequence ATGAGTCGATTACTTACCCTCGTCAGCCTGCCTCTCCTACTGGCCCTGGGATGCCAGGCACAGGGGATCGCGCCGCTCGTGTTGTCCAGTTGCGATAGCGCCGCCGATTGGACGGGAGGCCTTGCGGACACCAAGTACGTGAAGGAGGGCCAGGCCTCCCTGAAATGGGAGCACGGCAAGGCGGATCGGATCGGCCTCAAGAGCGTCCCGGAGGATTGGACTGCCTATGACCGGCTGTCCTTCTGGCTATACTCGGAGAAGGCCACCGGCTCGCGGTTCCTCGTGTTGCTGCCGTCGGAGAACCCCGCGTCCGAAGGCATGGACTACTACTCGGGCTCCGTCACGGTTAACTTCACGGGCTGGAAACGTATCCGGCTGTACCTGCCTCGCCTGGGCGCCTCGCGAGAGCCCCTGGGCTGGGGTCAGATTCAGGGCCTCTCATTCACCGCCAGCGGCTGGGGTAACGAACCCAACCCGGAGACCGTCGTCTGGATCGACGACGTCACACTGACCAAGGAAGGAAAGGACCGAGGTCCACGCATGACCGACGAAGAGCTGTTTGAAGGGCTGAACCTGGACTACCCGGGGCTGGAGAAGACAGCAGCGGCCTACCGTGCCGGCAATCTGGTGGCCGCCAAGCACGAGCTTGCCGAGTACTACCGTCACCGCGAGAAGCCGGTGTGGTGGTTCCCGGCCGGTCAGAAGGCTGATCCCAAGCCGGAGAACCCCGACCTCACGGGTGCCGAGAAGGTGCTCAAGCACGAGCTGCGCAGCATCGGCATCTCGTACCAGTTCGGTCCCGAGATCGACTGGAACTATGATGTGACCACGGCTCCCGGCTCCACCTATGCGCCGAACAACGAGTGGACCTGGCAGCTCAACCGGCATCCGCACTGGGCGACGCTGGCGAGGGCCTACTACAACACCGGTGACGAGCGCTATGCGCGGGAGTTCGTGGCGGAGATGACCCAGTGGGTCCGCGACTGCCCGCTTCCGGAGGACGCCGCCAACGGTGCCCGGTCGGCCTGGCGCACCATTGAGACCGGTATCCGCTCGAGTGGGGTGCTGTGGGAGTGCTTCTACCGGTTCGTGCTCTCACCGGAGATGACCGACGAGGCGCTGGTCACCTACGTGAAGTCGATCGCCGAGCACGCCCAGCACCTGATGAGCTTCCACACCGGCGGCAACTGGCTCACCATGGAGGGCAACGGGCTGTTCACTGTCGGGGTCATGCTGCCGGAGTTCAAGGCAGCCGAGCAGTGGCGACAGTCGGCCCTGGGCTGGTTGTACTCGGAGATGAACATCCAGGTCTACCCCGACGGCGTGCAGGTGGAGCTGTCGAGTGGATACCACCACGTGAGTCTGAGCAACTTCCTGGGCGCCTTCAAGATGGCCCAGTTGAACCAGGTTCCGCTTCCGGAAGACTACCTGAAGCGCCTTGAGAAGATGTATGACTTCGACGTCTATGCGGCGGCGCCTGATCGGAAGATCCCCGGCGTTCAGGACGGTGGGTACACTGATGTTCGCGGAACGCTGCGAACCGCCGCCCAGCTCTTCCCTGAGCGCAAGGACTTCCTGTGGTACGCGACCGACGGCAAGGAGGGTGAACCCCCGGCTACGACCTCCCACGTTTTCGACTACGCAGGCTACTACATCCTGCGCTCCGGCTGGGACTCGGACGCGACCTACATGCTCTTCGATGGCGGGCCCTTCGGCTACGGCCACCAGCACGAGGACAAGCTGAACATGGTGGTCCACGCTTACGGCAAGCTGCTGCTGATCGACCCGGGCAACTACCAGTATGAGCGCTCGAAGTGGCGCAGCTACTTCATCGACTCACCCTCGCACAACGTGACGCTGGTAGATGGTGAGCCGCAGCGACGGCGCGGCCAATCACGTGACAGCTATCTGACCAAGGAGCCGCTCACGAACCCCTGGGTAACGACGCCGGACTATGACTACGTTGAGGCCAGCTTCACGGACGGCTTCGGCGGCGAGGTCAAGACCGGCGTGACCCAGACCCGGCGCGTGCTCTTTGTGAAGCCTGGTTACTGGGTAGTGCTGGACACCTTCGTGGCCACGAATGGCAAGGAACACAGCTACGACACGATGTTCCACCTCGATGCGCCGGTGCTGCTGGACGCCGACAAGGTGCGGCTCTTCACCGGGAACGAAGACGCGGCCAACCTGTGCATCGCTGCGCGACCTGATGCGGGGCTGTCGCTGAAGATCTTGGAAGGCCAGGAGGACCCCGTCCAGGGATGGCTGCCCAACAGCGGTCTCCAGAGCGTTCGCAAGGCGCCCGTGGGGATCTTCACGATCAAGGGCACAG